The Reichenbachiella carrageenanivorans region GAAGTGCACCCACTGTGCCCACTACTTTACGAGCGCCCATTTCATAGGTAAAAAGCTGGGCCACCCCTTCGTCCATGAGCTGCTTGAGTCCTTTCTCTAGCTGTTTGGTTTTCATGGCATCCATGTTTACCACTTCTCTAAATATCTCTGGAGAGAAACTAGGAATCCCTTTATACGTTCCTTTTTCACCTTCACTGAGGGTATCGCCTATTTTCAAATTTCCAGTATCATACAGGCCTACGATATCGCCAGGAAAGGCTTCATCGATCACTTCTTTGCTCTGCGCCATAAAGGCTGTGGCATTTGAAAATCTAAATTTCTTGTCTAATCTGGTATGATAATAATTACTACCTCTAGAAAACTGCCCAGCACACACTCTCACGAAGGCAATTCTGTTTCTGTGCTTCGGGTCCATATTGGCATGAATTTTAAACACAAAACCTGAAAACTTGTTCTCTTCTGGCATGATCTGACGCTCTTCTGTATATCTCGGTGCAGGACCAGGAGCGATGTCGATAAAACAATCCAACAGCTCCTGCACGCCAAAATTATTGACCGCACTACCAAAAAATACTGGTGCTACTTCGCCATTTCTATAGGTCTCTATGTCAAATGCAGGATATCCTCCATCTACCAGCTCTACATCTTCTCGCAACGTTTTAGCATATCTCTCTCCAATCAATTCATCCAAAACAGGATCGTTGATATCTTCTATACTAATATCATTGTCTTTATCGAGCTTTTGTTTACTGGCTGTAAATAATTTCAGTTTCTTTTCATACAAGCTATATACGCCCTTGAACGTCTTGCCCATACTGATTGGCCAACTGAGCGGACGCACCTTTATATTTAGTTTGGCTTCGATTTCATCGAGCAAATCGTAAGGGTCTTGACCTTCTCTATCTAGTTTATTGATAAACACCATCACGGGAGTGTTTCTCATGCGACACACCTCCATCAGTTTTTCCGTTTGGATCTCTACTCCCTTCACACAGTCCACGACTAGCACCACACTATCCACAGCGGTCAGCGTACGATAGGTATCCTCTGCAAAATCTTGGTGACCTGGAGTATCCAGCAGATTGATTCGTCGGTTCTTATAGTCGAAGCCCATTACAGATGTAGCTACCGAAATCCCCCTTTGCTTCTCAATCTCCATGAAATCCGAGGTAGCATGCCGGTCGATTTTATTCGACTTTACTGCGCCAGCCGTTTTGATCGCCCCTCCAAAAAGCAAGAGCTTTTCCGTCAGGGTCGTCTTTCCCGCATCCGGGTGACTGATGATACCAAAGGTTTTTCGT contains the following coding sequences:
- a CDS encoding peptide chain release factor 3, producing MSLSAEIEKRKTFGIISHPDAGKTTLTEKLLLFGGAIKTAGAVKSNKIDRHATSDFMEIEKQRGISVATSVMGFDYKNRRINLLDTPGHQDFAEDTYRTLTAVDSVVLVVDCVKGVEIQTEKLMEVCRMRNTPVMVFINKLDREGQDPYDLLDEIEAKLNIKVRPLSWPISMGKTFKGVYSLYEKKLKLFTASKQKLDKDNDISIEDINDPVLDELIGERYAKTLREDVELVDGGYPAFDIETYRNGEVAPVFFGSAVNNFGVQELLDCFIDIAPGPAPRYTEERQIMPEENKFSGFVFKIHANMDPKHRNRIAFVRVCAGQFSRGSNYYHTRLDKKFRFSNATAFMAQSKEVIDEAFPGDIVGLYDTGNLKIGDTLSEGEKGTYKGIPSFSPEIFREVVNMDAMKTKQLEKGLKQLMDEGVAQLFTYEMGARKVVGTVGALQFEVIQHRLLHEYGATCRFMPMNLYKACWISSKDKKKLDEFIDSKYRHIAKDKDGKLVFMAESKAWLQMVQDNFPDMEFHFTSEF